The genome window ttttgaggcacttttccggcaaaaatctggaaattttcagctttcgcAGCTCAAATCCTCACCGAATATCGAATCGGCCGCTGACAAGCACGAGTTCTCGGTGGTGGCGGCGGCTGAACCAACGGTAGCGGCGCGATTTTCAGCTGAGCCATTCGTTTCGGCTGTACACGCTTTTGAACGGGGCTCATCACGTCTTCGGAGCCGGAACTAATGAATGAGCTCATGATTTTGATGCCAAGCGAGGAACGACGGCGAGCAGGTCTGGAAATTGAGAGATTTTATCGAGAATTGAGGGTAAAAACCAACCTTTTTGGTTCTTCCGTATGTTCCTTATGCTCTGGAATTGGCTCTGGTGGTGCCGATGTGGATGGAAGTGAGTTTTCATCCAAAGTAGGATTCTCTTCCAtttttactgcaaaaaaatcgataaatgacggaaattcaatgatttttcatgggaaaatgtgagaaattaAGCgaataattcgatttttaacataaaatctgtgaaaattgaagaaaaatcgagaacaACTGATTTCATGGAATATTCCAAAAACcacgaaaactgaaaattttccctccgaaaagaaaatgaaaatcaacatttcgCGCTGTCTCACTAGAGCGCGCTTGCGCGCACCTCTCGTTAAAAACGCGGCAATTCAAATCAGGGTTTTTTTGCGTGAAACCCCAAATGACAGGAAAACGTGTATAAACTTCGAGAATGTTCGATTTTGattaaactagaaaaaagaaccacaaaaaatcaatcatttcCTTTATCATGGAAACCGAAATTTGTGAGCAACTCGGCGATCTTCACTTGGACAAGGAAGCCATCTTGCTCCGCGCCGAGCAAATCGAGCAGGACATCAAGGCACGGGTGAGAATTAGAATTGGAGAGCACTTTGCAAGCCGGGAATTTTgaattgctctttttttgcagaagtACTCGGTGATTCCACCATTGTCCGACGAGGAGCAGAACCTTCTGGACGCTGAAATCGCTAAGCGAGCTGCTCCGCCGCCGGGTGTCCCGGATGCCGCCGATTTTCCGCTTCACGACATTGTGAAGGAGTTGGGGCTCGATAAGCCGGTCGATGGGACGGATCCCGAGTTTTATGAGGAGCTGAAGGCCAAGGACGCGAATACGGTCTACAAGAACATGAAAGATGTAAGCACACTTTGTTGGGCAGAGTCAAAAtacaccagatttgacgcgcattttttttttgaatttttggatgaaaTGCAGTGCCCCAACAATTctgcctgaaaatttgtctCTGTCATGGGCATTGAACCAGGGATGGGAGGCAATTGtcgttttccggcaaattcggcaaatcgacaaattgccggtttgccggaaattttcattttcagaaaattgcagatttgccggaaattttgaactcgGGCAatctgccggtttgccgatttgccggaattttcattttaggaaaattgcagatttgccgaaaattttcattttcagaaaatttccgatttgctggaaattttaattttcgaaacattgccgatttgccggaaattttgaattcggGCAATCTGCCggtttggcgatttgccgaaatttttcattttaggaaaaaattcgGACATTTGCCgggttgccggaaattttcattttcagaaaattgcccatttgctggaaattttcattttcaaaaaattgccgatttgccggaaattttcattttaggaaaaaattcgGGCATTTGCCgggttgccggaaattttcattttcagaaatttgcagatttgccggaaattttgaactcgGGCAatctgccggtttgccgatttgccggaattttcattttaggaaaaaattcgGACATTTGCCgggttgccggaaattttcattttcagaaaattgcagatttgccggaaattttgaactcgGGCAatctgccggtttgccgatttgccggaattttctatttaggaaaaaattcgGACATTTGCCgggttgccggaaattttcattttcagaaaattgcagatttgccggaaattttgaactcgGGCAatctgccggtttgccgatttgccggaattttcattttaggaaaaaattcgGACATTTGCCgggttgccggaaattttcattttcagaaaattgcagatttgccggaaattttcattttcagaaaattgccgatttgctggaaattttaattttcgaaaaattgccgatttgccggaaattttgaattcggGCAATCTGCCggtttggcgatttgccggaatttttcattttaggaaaaaattcgGACATTTGCCgggttgccggaaattttcattttcagaaaattgccgatttgctggaaattttcattttcaaaaaattgccgatttgccggaaattttcattttcggaaaattgccgatttgccggaatttttcattttcggaaaaaatccgGGCATTTGCCtagttgccggaaatttttattttcagaaaattgccgatttgccggaaatttttaattcgggcaatttgtagatttgccggacatttcaattccggcaattttccgatttgccgggaaaaatcgtttgccgtcCACCCCTGCACCTCATAACGCCCATGTACCAAATTTGGcgagaaaaaatattgcagaaaaactgtattttcagccaaaaacaaaaaagagcgCGGCCTATGCgtcatatctgaaaattctaaaatttggaCACTTCAGGTTCCGGATTCCATCGCCGCCAAGTACCTTCCCGACCTGGCTCGACGCTTCGTGGAATTCGAACGACGTGTGAAACGTGTCGAACGGATGCTTTGGGCCCTCCCGCGTGAGGATCGTAGCCTCGAAGAAGATCGATTCGAAATTCTCACCGAACTTCTCGACAAGAGTTGCCAAGGATTGGAGATTTGGGAGGAGCACTGTGTAAGTCTGCAGTTTTGCGTCAGATTTGATGTATTAGGATTTCAGGAGCGAAAAATCCCACTTGGGCATCGTTGTGTGCTCGAGGGAGAGCTCATTCATCTGATCACTTCGAAATTCGAtttaatcgataaaatttgcGGAGAATTTGATAAGTTGAAGAATAAACGCTCGGAGGTCAACGATGAACGTGATGTGAGTTTGTGTTCCCGTGCACCATATCTTACGCGcaaagttgtatttttttttcaattttgcgcgtcaaatactGTGTTTTCGCGattattcaaacatttcaataggagttttatcgatttttaaccaattttgcaGATGCTCCGCTACGAAATCCGTCACTGTGACATGATCTTCACGGAGATTCAcgagaagtttttgaaatcttacTTGGAAATGGATTGGTGAAGAAAtattaatagatttttttttcgatttggaataaattattgcatttatttttttattactgaTTAAAAGCAATTATTTACACAAGCAATACAATGACACCACAATTGACGCGCAAAAGTTTATCAACAGAGCGCATTTGCTAGAAACGTCCAAACATTGAGAGAAGTGCATTCAGAACAGCCGATTTCGGACGTTGTTGGGACGGAGTTTTCGGCggttttgtggaaaattctggaaaacagtttttttaaagcaaaaactTGAAGTTTACCGAAATTCTCCACGGACCCATTTTTCACAGTGGAGCcagtgaatttttcagtgctGTTGGTAGGTTTCTGGAAatagtattgattttttttcccggGAAATTTGGTGGCcttactttttcgaaattgttaTTGATAGTGATGATTCCGCCGAAGAGGGGGATCCGGATTTGggctgaaaaacttttttttagaaaaaaaagttgaaatcgCGCTCTatagataattttttgtggaatcaataataattttcaaaattcgaactccaggtttttcttcaaattttcaaagcaatCACGCTCTATTGAACTGCTGGACAAAATTATTGGCTCTATCAAATGCGAtgtaagagtttgccgaattaggccattttggctcgacCACCGCTGgagtcgatttacggagcgtCGCGTGTTGCGTCGCGGCCCGGAAAACTCAATGAacttgtccgtgtggagtacacgacgtTTAACTTCCAGTGTCCCATctaatgcaagtgcgctctactGCTCTATTcgagttttctcaaaattttgaaaattttagtgtaACTGCGCTCCGTTGCACAAACATAGTTTTTGGGGAGTCGataataattcgaaaatttcaaatttcctgtaCTTTCAACCCAAAACTCACCAGAAAATACCCCGACGAGCAGCAATAAAACCAcgaaaaatcccaattttttgctcattttcctggaaattcttctgaaaatctcTTCTGAAAGGGGTCGAtagaaaattctcgaaaagaaacgtgagaaaaatatgagaagCTTGTGTGCTCGGCGAGCAAAGGGGGCTTCTCGGTTTGCTTCTCACCCCAAGAGACTTGtcgaatttcttgttttttgtctGTCACAGCTTCTTCCccgtttcttcttcttttcacaCTGTTTCCGCTTCTCCGGAAAGCAGTGAGCAACTTCTCCcctattttttttgagtaaaaataggaaaaagcaaaaaaaaattctgagctGCTCCGTCATCTTGTGATGCTTGATCCAATTATCCTGCTGGCTAGCTAGGTCGTTTTGATTGACATTGACATTTTGCCAgatttttcttctgtttttttgatgaaattctAGTTTGAAGCTGCTCATTGAgcatagtttttgaaattttttttaaactgtataTGCACACGTGAACATTCGACAACTTTCGCCGACTTTTCTGAAGTGATCCGACagatttgaacattttgtacatttttctacaattaatCGGCAACTCTCGCCaacattttggcaacttttctgcaacttcttgaaattttttgacaattagttaaattcaattttttgttagcaAGAATTGAATTGACACCAACTAAGACAGATCTCTCGGCAACTTTTTGCAGCTATTTCAACaactttaaacaattttctgtaacttttggcaaatttctcgcaaaatttggcagaaaCTTGCCAGCTTTCTCtgcaactttctgaaaatttctcgcAACTTTCGACAGCGTTTctgtaattttcgaaaactgttGTGGCGACTTTCTACACCTTTTCAGtagttttaaacaaattttcggCGCCGTTCTgcaactttccggcaaattttggCAGCAACTTCCGGTAGCttgttgaaaacttcaacTGTCATTTTGGCAAATTCAGACAACTTTCGACAAATTTCGACAACTTTTGCCAACTTTCATCATTGTTTCTGCATCTATTCGGCAACTTTCGACATagtttctgcaattttcgaCAACTGATGTGACAGCTTTCGGCaactttttggcaattttctacactttttctgCAGTTTTCAACATCTTTCCGGCAAAAGTTGGCAGCATTTTGGCAGTTCCCTCTttaacgttctgaaaatttttggcaactttcagCAGCTGTTTCAACAACTTTTGACAATGTTCTGTAACTTTCAGCAAGTTGTCGgcaaaatttggcagaaaCTTGCCAGCTTTCTCTGCtaatttcggcaacttttcgacaatttttccCAGTCCCATTATTCAAATCAGCTCGCCAAATCATCACGAGGGCACGCAGTgagcaaagaaaaaaagaccaaaaagaaaaagtgaatgcAATTATCAGACGGGAATCAAGAAATGGCAGCGTCGTTTTTTTCTCCCATGGCGAAGTTTTTTTCGTCagaatttcaagattttcaaggTTTCTAGGCACAAAGGAGCTCCCTGAGCTCCTCGAAAAATTGGATCAAGTTTCAGAGCTTTTACAGATAAAAGGAGAGTCGTAGAAGGGTGTCTGATTcgatttctgaagaaaaagaagacattTGGACATGAGGGAGTTGTCGGACCACTTCCTCCGTACTCAGcgtgtcttcttttttttcttttcttatttACTCGACTGACCCCCCGCAAAGTCTGATGTTCTTTTTCGGAACCTTTATTATTATAGAACCCTGCAAAACTGTCTGGTAGTGCATTGGAGCGCATTTTCCtctagaataaaaatttaaattcccacAAAATCTGCTTTTGGAGCTGCCCAAAACACCAAAgctctttgtttttttttcttctaaaaatctaaaaattatagttttcgcataaatatattttgtatCTTTTTTCCCAGCGCGACAAGTCAGAAGCCGTcgattatctgaaaattgtaggAGCTCTGTGAGCacattttttgcgattttttgttgGTGCTCAACGGTTGACACGCAATGGGCTCTTCAGTTTTCTGAAGGATTTTTGGCGGGAGtctagattttgaaatttataaaaagtttttcggcaaattttggatgaaaagcaatttaatttttttttcaaaaattagaagaaaaaaaaattaaaagccCTACCTTTTCTAGTTGCAAATTACTGgaaatttctcacaaaaaccaaatattttaaattttcgtcACATGAAATCGCGCTCGACCGTActactgaattttttgtagaagtgGCAGTAGTATCCTTGGCCcttttttgtacaaaatttaaagaaatgtttgagtttttacaagttttagataattcttcagaaattttcaacaaaaaaatccaacacaattttttttttcgcaatttctgaaaactcaaattttcagcacaagCTCATAATGTCAAGTAAGCAATTTGATACAATCTCAAATGTCACGTTCTCTCACAAATGTATGCTTCTGAGtcaatttgttcaaattccTATGGAATTACATATAATATCcatgcacacacacacacacttctGACTTCTTCTCGTTTCTCTAAATCTCCATCTTTTCTTTTGTCTATCGTTATCAGGATTGACGTCAATCTATTTAGcttctagattttttgttgtttttcaaagcattaaaaattccaaaaacctttttttcttgatttaaaCTTatatttcttcgaaaatttcagtctcACTCGAagcttcatattttttcatttgaaaaaaatttaaatataacaaaaacaaaagttaCTATAGAATCCCCGAAATTGGCCATTTGTGcggtggagcgcacttgcaaattgttaagaatttttgaaatttctaattaaaaaaacccggaaattttaaaattctagagCAATAGCTTCCTTTTTTTCTGCCAGAGCACTTTTGAATGGAGAAGCGgattatgcaaatttttccggaacttttttttctcgggAGTAGCTTTCACtaacaaaaagaaagaaaaaaagtaaagtgtctttttttcaaagaatttccGAAATCCGAATCTGACAATTCAATTTACagcttcgtttttttttcttttgggAAGCTTCTTGAGTGGAAAGTTTAATATTCTGGAAGAACTATTTggagtgattttttaaagataaaaaaaaatattttttcatagtttcccAGTCtgaaatcattaaatttttgagatttcctACATTTcacaactcaaaaatttgaaatattttctgtgGTTCTTTCttccatttaaaaatgtaaccggcaaattgccggattgcccatttgccgaaaattttcaattccggcaatttgccggcttgccaatttgccggtttgccgctTGTATCACATTTGCCTGAAATGTTGAGAGAGATTTTTTATTATACAGCAACACTTAAAATtgtgtctttttgaaatttttttcccgttttccttagatatttttatagaatctgcttacttttcaaaatagatgtcgGAAGCATTCTATGGTATGCgaacaattttgccgattgaaatcgaaattccgaaaaaaaatgtgcaaaaccacaacttgccgaaaattttttccggcaaattcggcaaatcggcaacttatcagcttgccgatttgcaggaaacttttaaatccggcaatttgccgatttgcccggaaagatttctgaaaaacaattttcttacATGAAAGCTTTtgattaataaatttcaaagaattcacaagcttcaaaaaaaatttaccaaaaatcgGGTAGGCGTCTCTAGGCGACCTTCCCCCGAAATTTCCgggattttatttattttttcaaattgtctaatcccaaaaaaatacgaacaaaaaagtttgaacaaaCATGCATGTCACTTTTGATAGAATACTGTCCCAAGAGGATTCGGGAAATTGCGAATTTTCGGCCATTTTCTGACTCTCCACAAAACTTTCTTGTTTTGCATTTTATCGATGAATTCTTGAATTCTCAGAAGATTTtctgcttgttttttttaaagttttttgtgcTCAAAACTATacgaaaatatgtttttattagttttagaTGGAAAATACATCTTATTATCAATTCCACAAAATGTTATATGTATACGGTGGAGCGTATTtgctgaaaagaaaattttgagaaaataatttccaaaaacaattaattttttaaaaaagtgttttattttAGTATTCTATATATACATCGCACCTGCGGACACTTTTTAGGATtcgataataattttttttgaaagatggGTTATTTGAACTACTTTTTTAACTAGttgattttaaaacataaatatacaattttaataaattttcattattgaaaaaaaaaataaattttcattattgaataaaattcagaattttttttaaatttcaatttttccaaaattacatTTCTTAGCACCAAAAAAGCACTTTTCTAgtgcaaaaatgttcaatttcctCCCGAAAAATCCCCCTAAAATCCCATTTAGCCCAAGCTCTTCCCTTTATGGTTTCTTAATAGGGGGCTATAAAACCGCAAAAAAggtccaattttttatttctttttctcttttttttttcggccagAAAGCCTAAAATTGGAACGGCTGGAAGCAAAATTAAGCGCCAAAATTAAGCGCCAAAGtggttttcgttttttgtttgctAGTCCGAACGGCTTCTTCTCAGAAATTTCGTAGTACTTGAGAAGGGGATTCGTATCAAATTACTAGGCACTTTGAGGGAGGAAGAGCTTGAgaaaatgtatagaaaaatgagcaaaatattttatttgaaaaaaaaataatatttttcgtttattgaaaactttcttacttatgttttttgtgttttaaatGTAACCTCGCTTTACTGAACAATTAATAACTCATTCCCATATTTCAGCATGTCATCCCTGCTCCAAAAAATGCTCCGAACCCGGAGGGTCGACGAGCAGTTCCTCCGACATTCCGAGTGGGCTCGGCGGCTCGGCGTGCCTTTAATGGTAGCTCTAGCCGGAATTAAGAGCATTTCCATGATGCTCTTCATTATTCTACCCTTCTCACTAACCCAGGTCGCCGGTCCGAGTACGGTTTTGGCGCcgattttcgcatttttgattatttttttctctggTGAGTTTGATTTCCCCCTAAAAACATAGTTtcagttttataaatttccaaaaaaaaatgaaatttcagccGCTCACCTCTCGGAACTCTCATGCACCATGCCGAAAAACTGTGTACAGTACCATTTTGCGTACGCCGTCATCGGAGAGCTCCCGGCTTTTGTGATCGCGTGGATTAGTCTGGTGGACTATGTGGCACAGGCCGGATTGTTTTGTAAAGCGTGGGCGGATCATTTTGTAAGCATAATATTTTACTGAGATtggagcagccgacactttatGGGCTCAAAATAGGCTTaggacacacacacacacacacacacaacacacacacacaaactttttgactataattttaaatcttttctaactcgaaaactaaatttttttggcaaaagtttACAACTAGCAGGCAATAAAGTGTAAAATATTCTACACTCTGtcagttgataacttttttcttgcgCCTCCCTTAGTGAGATAGAGCAGCCGACGCCTCGCGGTACAAAACTACGCAGAgaaacccgtgagatgtcggccgctgtaaCTATTTATTAGGATAGtcataaaaaaagttcattacTGTTATTTTGACAAgcagaaaatgtttcaacattttgttgGCTAGTAACTATGGGAGGAGCAATAGCATCCAACATCTCGCGAGACAAAATTGCACAGAGTGGCCCGTGcgatgtcggccgctgtaaAAACTAGGaggtttcattaaaaaatttgacattaaCAAAAGTAATTCCCGTAAAATTATctacattttgtcagttggcaacatttttttagaatcagAGATAAAGCAGCCGACAGCTGGCGGGCTAGTTGCCTTGAGTGTAAAACGGTGGGGGCAGTGATTTCCCGCGAGATGTCGGCTACGATAACCCCTTAGcctaaacatttaaaattttccagaaccttctcTTCCGCGGGCTCCCAGCCAAATCCCTGACCTTCGACGTTTTCTCCACCGACTCGATGCTTCTATCCCCTCAAGTCGACCTTCTCACCGTACTCTCCGCCATCATAACTCTATGCCTTCTGCTGTGCTCTCTCCGAGTTGTCGGAACAATCTGTGTATCCCTTCTAGCAGTCACCCTCCTTATCGCCGCTTCCTGCACAATGGTCGCATTCTTCCATTCGGACCCCGAGAATTGGATCAAGGCCgagtttttccattttggaTATCAGGGGGTAAGTGGGGCATGCACTACTATTAAAGAACATTTGTTATAGGTGCTCTACGCGATTTGTGCTCTTTGTGCATGTTATACTGGAATTGAGAGCACGTCGTGTCTACTGGAGGAGACCAAGAATCCGAGGAAGCGAATTTCGGGGGTTTTGTCGTTTTTGGTTTTGGTGCTGACTACTATCTTTTTCGTGCTTTCTATCACTTTTAGGTGAGATttagagctatcaaaaaattatcaactaattaaatttttaaaattttaaggcACACATTTTGCTAATTGGCAACTTTTTCCTAGCAGCAGTAAGAAAAAAGTTAGAGCAGGTGACACATTGTGGGTGAAAACAATTAACTTTCAtcttagatttttaaattgtcgTAACTCGAAAACTAAGGAAGTTAGTattaaaattgtcaactgacaaaatgtttaGCATAACAATTTGCGTGTTTTGTCtgttgacaactttttccaGCAGCATTCATAAAAATGTTAGAGCAGCCGACACATCGTgggtgaaaaacaaaacaaaaaattgatttgaatcTTAAATCTTTAATATATTGTAACTCGTAAACTAAATAAGttagttaaaaattgtaaactaataaaatgttcagcataacattttgcatattttgtcagttggcaactttttcctAGCAGCAGTCAGAAAACTGTTAGAGCAACCGACATTTAGCGGGTAacaaaatagattttttcctAACAAAGTTGGAATTGCCGTGACTCAAAAACTTAATAAGTTagtaaaaaattgtcaactggaaaaatgttcagtttaaCATGTTGCGTGTTTTGACAattgtcaacttttttttagcaatagtcagaaaaaagttagagcagccgacattcagctggtaaaaaaaaaatttaaactgagTGTTTCAAGCTATTAtctaaaaaactatcaaaaatttttcaactggcAAAAAAAGTGTATCTTACaaaactaaattaatttttttttccagtttatcCACAAATGTGACAGCTCTCAGTGAAGGAATCATGATCCCGGAAGTTTTCTCAGTAATCAATATTCCAGCGGCAAAGTGAGTGCATTTTTAAGCGTAAATTCGGGGGTTTTTGTAGTGTAtttatgaatttaaattttttaattaataaactactccatttttcaaaaaaaaatttccaaaacatttttcggcaCCAATTTCTTTGCATGCTTTTCATGTTCTCACAAAAATTctacctgttttttttttcaaaaagcaccCATCCCATCCACAGATCCTCGTCCAAGCACTGGGTCCGTCGGTTTCCGATGATTAGCCCGTCGGAAagtgccacgtcatcatccaTTTCACCGTCCGCATTCAGATCCTACTACGAGCAGGGTTTTATTCGAATGCGGTTCGTTTAATCACACtggttttatgatttttaacaagcaattttcttcttttcagcttctcCTCTTTATGTTGAACTTTTGGTTCTGCATGGCTGCAAgttgcaatttaaaattagcaTAACCCGTTAGACTTTAGAGCTAGAAAAACGTTGTTAACTAACAAATTGtgggaaattaaattttctatattttgttagttggcaatttttttgtacctATAGTATCGGAAGAGATATACGCGTTTATTTGCTCTGAAGCTTCctaagttctttttttttcaaatttattaactTTAACCCgaataagtttcaaaaaatctctatTTTGCACAAGTCCAGCTAAACAAGTT of Caenorhabditis elegans chromosome II contains these proteins:
- the Y53F4B.11 gene encoding uncharacterized protein (Confirmed by transcript evidence), producing the protein METEICEQLGDLHLDKEAILLRAEQIEQDIKARKYSVIPPLSDEEQNLLDAEIAKRAAPPPGVPDAADFPLHDIVKELGLDKPVDGTDPEFYEELKAKDANTVYKNMKDVPDSIAAKYLPDLARRFVEFERRVKRVERMLWALPREDRSLEEDRFEILTELLDKSCQGLEIWEEHCERKIPLGHRCVLEGELIHLITSKFDLIDKICGEFDKLKNKRSEVNDERDMLRYEIRHCDMIFTEIHEKFLKSYLEMDW
- the Y53F4B.51 gene encoding uncharacterized protein (Confirmed by transcript evidence); this encodes MSKKLGFFVVLLLLVGVFSAQIRIPLFGGIITINNNFEKKPTNSTEKFTGSTVKNGSVENFEFSTKPPKTPSQQRPKSAVLNALLSMFGRF
- the Y53F4B.11 gene encoding uncharacterized protein (Confirmed by transcript evidence) — translated: MLWALPREDRSLEEDRFEILTELLDKSCQGLEIWEEHCERKIPLGHRCVLEGELIHLITSKFDLIDKICGEFDKLKNKRSEVNDERDMLRYEIRHCDMIFTEIHEKFLKSYLEMDW